From Erwinia pyri, a single genomic window includes:
- the folC gene encoding bifunctional tetrahydrofolate synthase/dihydrofolate synthase, producing MDKLPQATSPLVTWLHYLENLHTQAIELGLARVQRVAASLDLLTPAPVVFTVAGTNGKGTTCRTLETLLIAAGYRVGVFSSPHLLRYTERVRIQGEELPEADHTASFADINAGRGETSLTYFEFGTLSALWLFKRARLDVVILEVGLGGRLDATNIVDADVAVVTSIALDHTDWLGPDRESIGREKAGVFRAGKPAVVGEPDMPQSIAEVADALGAQLLKRDREWSYAVADGSWSFTDAHGSLKALPLPQVPLPNAATALAALRASPLSVDKEIIYQWLDKAILPGRFQTVADSPRVILDVAHNPHAAAYLAGRLSELSKTGKVHAVVGMLHDKDIAGTLASLAPEVDEWYCAPLEGPRGASAEQLKACLPQAQTFASVAEAYHYALQQAAEQDIVLVCGSFHTVAHVMETREAENGSGQ from the coding sequence TATCTTGAGAATCTCCATACTCAAGCTATCGAACTCGGGCTGGCACGCGTCCAACGCGTGGCTGCTTCGCTCGACCTGTTAACCCCAGCCCCCGTTGTATTTACTGTTGCAGGTACCAACGGCAAAGGCACCACCTGCCGGACGCTGGAAACGCTGCTGATTGCCGCAGGCTATCGCGTGGGCGTCTTCAGCTCACCACATCTGCTGCGGTACACCGAGCGGGTCCGCATTCAGGGAGAGGAGCTGCCGGAAGCGGATCACACCGCCTCGTTTGCGGATATCAACGCCGGACGTGGCGAAACCTCGCTGACCTATTTTGAATTTGGCACCCTCTCTGCGCTGTGGCTGTTCAAACGCGCCAGGCTCGATGTGGTTATCCTGGAAGTTGGCCTGGGCGGGCGTCTGGATGCCACTAACATTGTTGATGCCGACGTGGCCGTGGTAACCAGCATTGCGCTGGATCATACCGACTGGCTGGGCCCCGATCGCGAAAGCATTGGCCGTGAAAAAGCGGGCGTGTTCCGTGCCGGAAAACCGGCCGTAGTTGGCGAGCCGGATATGCCGCAAAGTATTGCGGAGGTAGCCGATGCGCTGGGCGCACAGCTGCTTAAGCGCGACAGGGAGTGGTCTTATGCGGTGGCTGACGGTAGCTGGTCATTTACCGATGCGCATGGCTCGCTGAAAGCGTTGCCGCTGCCGCAGGTACCGCTGCCCAATGCTGCTACTGCGCTGGCTGCTTTGCGCGCATCACCTCTCAGCGTCGATAAAGAAATCATTTACCAGTGGCTGGATAAGGCCATTTTGCCCGGCCGTTTCCAGACGGTAGCGGACTCACCCCGTGTGATTCTGGATGTGGCACACAACCCTCATGCGGCCGCTTATCTGGCCGGACGCCTGAGCGAACTGTCGAAAACCGGCAAAGTTCACGCCGTGGTCGGCATGCTGCACGATAAAGATATTGCCGGTACGCTGGCCTCGCTGGCACCGGAAGTGGATGAATGGTATTGCGCGCCGCTGGAAGGGCCGCGCGGTGCCAGCGCTGAGCAGCTTAAGGCCTGTTTGCCGCAGGCTCAGACCTTTGCCAGCGTGGCTGAGGCGTATCATTACGCGCTTCAGCAGGCGGCAGAGCAGGATATTGTGCTGGTGTGTGGCTCTTTCCACACCGTAGCGCACGTAATGGAAACGAGGGAAGCGGAGAACGGCAGTGGCCAGTAA
- the dedD gene encoding cell division protein DedD, producing MASKFQNRLVGTVIIVALGVIVLPGLLDGKKKHYKEEFAAIPLVPKPGDQQENDLVPPVTQPLPTQPPEGAGTAVVGQNSGNSSQAESGSTAPQSHNQPSVVAPPPVVESKPVPKPVEKPKPKPVEKPKPQPKPEPKPEPKPEPAPAPQPAEPAPQSEAPGGQAWVVQLGALKNASKVNEVVAQLRLSGYRAFTVPSTPVQGQITRIYVGPDASKAKMQAAVGELKSISGLGGVVKPYSAR from the coding sequence GTGGCCAGTAAGTTTCAAAACCGTTTAGTCGGGACCGTCATTATCGTAGCACTTGGCGTGATCGTTTTGCCGGGCCTGCTCGACGGCAAGAAAAAGCATTACAAAGAAGAATTCGCGGCCATTCCACTGGTGCCGAAACCAGGTGACCAGCAGGAAAACGATCTGGTGCCGCCGGTAACGCAGCCTTTACCGACGCAGCCGCCGGAAGGCGCGGGAACCGCGGTTGTGGGTCAAAACAGCGGCAACAGTTCTCAGGCTGAAAGTGGCTCCACGGCACCGCAGTCCCACAATCAACCCAGCGTGGTCGCGCCGCCGCCGGTGGTCGAGTCTAAGCCTGTGCCTAAGCCGGTTGAGAAGCCTAAACCGAAACCGGTTGAAAAACCCAAGCCCCAGCCGAAGCCAGAACCTAAACCAGAGCCGAAGCCTGAACCTGCTCCGGCACCTCAGCCTGCAGAGCCTGCTCCGCAGTCAGAAGCACCGGGCGGTCAGGCCTGGGTTGTGCAGCTTGGTGCACTGAAAAATGCCAGCAAGGTAAATGAAGTGGTGGCGCAGCTGCGTCTCTCTGGCTATCGCGCCTTTACCGTGCCTTCCACGCCGGTTCAGGGACAGATAACCCGCATTTACGTCGGGCCGGATGCGTCGAAAGCGAAGATGCAGGCGGCGGTAGGTGAGCTTAAGAGCATTTCTGGCTTAGGTGGAGTCGTGAAGCCTTACAGCGCGCGTTAG
- the cvpA gene encoding colicin V production protein, whose protein sequence is MVWIDYVIIAVIGFSALVSLIRGFVREALSLVTWGCAFFVASHYYSYLAVWFTGFEDELVRNGIAIGVLFVATLLVGAIVNYVIGSLVEKTGLSGTDRVLGVCFGALRGVLIVSAILFFLDTFTGFSKSPDWQQSQLVPQFSYVIRWFFDYLKSTSSFLPR, encoded by the coding sequence ATGGTCTGGATAGATTACGTCATTATTGCGGTTATTGGTTTTTCGGCTCTTGTCAGCCTGATCCGGGGGTTCGTTCGGGAAGCATTATCCCTCGTTACCTGGGGTTGCGCATTTTTTGTCGCCAGTCATTACTACTCTTACTTAGCCGTCTGGTTCACAGGGTTTGAAGACGAACTGGTTCGAAATGGAATCGCCATTGGGGTGTTGTTCGTGGCCACGCTGTTAGTCGGGGCAATCGTCAATTACGTCATTGGTTCGCTGGTTGAAAAAACCGGCCTGTCAGGTACTGACAGAGTGTTGGGCGTCTGTTTCGGGGCTTTACGTGGCGTGCTGATTGTTTCAGCCATTCTGTTTTTCCTCGATACATTCACCGGCTTTTCCAAAAGCCCGGACTGGCAACAGTCCCAGCTGGTTCCCCAGTTCAGTTACGTCATCAGGTGGTTTTTTGACTACCTGAAAAGTACGTCGAGTTTTTTGCCCCGGTAA
- the purF gene encoding amidophosphoribosyltransferase encodes MCGIVGIAGFMPVNQSIYDALTVLQHRGQDAAGIVTIDALNCFRLRKANGLVSDVFEARHMQRLQGNMGIGHVRYPTAGSSSASEAQPFYVNSPYGITLAHNGNLTNAHELRKQLFESGRRHVNTTSDSEILLNIFAVELDRFQHYPLEADNIFAAVAAVHQHVRGAYACVAMIIGHGLVAFRDPNGIRPLVIGKRGMKDGRSEYMVASESVALDTLGFEFLRDVAPGEAVYVTEKGQLFTRQCAENPKFNPCLFEYVYFARPDSFLDKISVYSARVRMGTKLGEKIAREWEDLDIDVVIPIPETSCDIALEMARILDKPYRQGFVKNRYVGRTFIMPGQHQRRSAVRRKLNANRAEFRGKNVLLVDDSIVRGTTCEQIIEMAREAGAKKVYLASAAPEIRFPNVYGIDMPSATELIAHGREVEEIRQLIGADGLIFQDLNDLIEAVKEENPDIVQFECSVFNGIYVTKDVDQQYLEYLQSLRNDDAKAMARQNEVENLEMHNEG; translated from the coding sequence ATGTGCGGTATTGTCGGGATCGCCGGATTCATGCCGGTCAACCAGTCGATTTATGACGCGTTAACGGTGCTCCAGCACCGTGGGCAGGATGCCGCAGGCATCGTTACCATTGATGCATTGAATTGCTTCCGCCTGCGTAAAGCAAACGGTCTGGTTAGCGATGTATTTGAAGCCCGCCATATGCAGCGTCTGCAGGGCAATATGGGGATCGGCCACGTCCGTTACCCAACGGCCGGAAGCTCCAGCGCTTCTGAAGCGCAGCCCTTCTACGTGAACTCGCCTTATGGCATTACGCTCGCGCATAACGGTAATCTGACCAACGCGCACGAGCTGCGTAAGCAGCTGTTTGAAAGCGGTCGTCGTCACGTCAACACCACGTCAGATTCTGAAATCCTGCTGAATATCTTCGCGGTTGAGCTGGATCGTTTTCAGCATTACCCGCTTGAAGCGGATAACATTTTTGCTGCAGTGGCTGCCGTTCATCAACATGTCCGCGGTGCCTATGCCTGCGTGGCGATGATTATCGGCCATGGTCTGGTGGCGTTCCGCGATCCTAACGGCATCCGTCCGTTGGTGATTGGCAAGCGCGGCATGAAAGATGGCCGCAGCGAATATATGGTGGCGTCTGAGAGCGTGGCGCTGGATACGCTGGGCTTTGAATTCTTGCGCGACGTTGCGCCAGGCGAAGCGGTCTACGTCACTGAAAAAGGGCAGCTGTTTACCCGTCAGTGCGCTGAGAACCCTAAATTCAACCCATGCCTGTTCGAGTATGTCTACTTTGCCCGCCCGGACTCTTTCCTGGACAAAATTTCCGTCTACAGCGCCCGCGTTCGCATGGGTACCAAGCTGGGCGAGAAAATTGCCCGCGAGTGGGAAGACCTGGATATTGATGTGGTCATTCCTATTCCGGAAACCTCCTGCGATATCGCGCTGGAGATGGCACGCATCCTGGACAAGCCTTATCGTCAGGGGTTTGTGAAAAACCGTTACGTAGGCCGTACCTTTATCATGCCGGGCCAGCACCAGCGCCGCAGCGCGGTTCGCCGCAAGCTTAACGCTAACCGTGCCGAGTTCCGTGGTAAAAACGTGCTGCTGGTGGATGATTCTATCGTGCGCGGCACCACCTGCGAACAGATCATCGAGATGGCACGTGAAGCCGGAGCGAAGAAAGTCTATCTGGCTTCCGCAGCACCGGAAATCCGTTTCCCTAACGTTTACGGCATCGATATGCCAAGCGCCACGGAGCTGATTGCTCATGGTCGCGAAGTGGAAGAGATCCGTCAGCTGATCGGCGCCGATGGCCTGATCTTCCAGGATCTGAACGATCTGATTGAAGCGGTGAAAGAGGAGAACCCCGATATCGTGCAGTTCGAATGCTCGGTGTTCAACGGTATCTACGTCACCAAAGATGTCGATCAGCAATATCTGGAGTACCTCCAGTCGCTGCGTAATGATGATGCCAAAGCGATGGCGCGTCAGAACGAAGTAGAAAACCTGGAAATGCACAACGAAGGCTAA
- a CDS encoding UbiX family flavin prenyltransferase, translating to MKRLIIGISGASGVIYGVRALQILQQVNEVETHLVMSQAARQTLALESDYSVRDVQAMADVVHDVRDIAASISSGSFKTDGMIILPCSMKTLSGIVHSYTDGLLTRAADVVLKERRRLVLCVRETPLHLGHLRMMTTAAELGAIIMPPVPAFYHRPESIMDIVDQTVNRVLDQFDIALDKDLFTRWQGA from the coding sequence ATGAAACGACTCATTATTGGCATCTCCGGTGCCAGCGGCGTCATCTATGGCGTACGTGCGCTGCAGATTTTGCAGCAGGTAAACGAGGTGGAAACCCATCTGGTGATGAGTCAGGCTGCCCGTCAGACACTGGCGCTGGAGAGCGATTACTCCGTGCGGGATGTCCAGGCGATGGCCGATGTGGTGCACGACGTGCGGGATATTGCCGCCAGCATCTCTTCCGGCTCCTTCAAAACGGACGGGATGATTATCCTGCCCTGTTCGATGAAAACCCTCTCCGGTATTGTGCACAGTTATACCGATGGTCTGCTGACGCGCGCTGCCGACGTGGTGCTGAAAGAGCGCCGCCGTCTGGTGCTCTGCGTACGTGAAACGCCGCTCCATCTCGGCCATCTGCGTATGATGACCACCGCCGCTGAACTGGGCGCGATTATCATGCCGCCGGTGCCGGCGTTTTACCACCGGCCCGAAAGCATCATGGATATCGTTGATCAGACGGTAAACCGTGTCCTCGATCAGTTTGATATCGCCCTCGATAAAGATCTTTTTACGCGCTGGCAGGGTGCATAA
- the argT gene encoding lysine/arginine/ornithine ABC transporter substrate-binding protein ArgT, which translates to MKKQVLALSLLLALSSAGSAFAAVPKTLRIGTDPTYAPFESKNAQGQLVGFDIDLANEICKRIETKCTYVESDFDALIPSLKAKKIDAIISSLSITEKRQQEIAFSEKLYAANARLIAPKGSKIMPTLDSLKGKTIGLLQGTTQETYANQNWRPKGITITPYANQDLVYQDLTAGRIDAAFQDEVAASEGFLKQPAGKEYAFAGPAVKDEKIFGVGTGMGMRKDDADLKAAIDKAFDSMRKDGTYDKLAKKYFDFDVYGG; encoded by the coding sequence ATGAAAAAGCAGGTCCTGGCTCTTTCTCTGCTGCTGGCTCTCTCTTCAGCAGGTAGCGCCTTTGCTGCCGTGCCGAAAACGCTGCGTATCGGCACCGATCCAACTTATGCGCCTTTTGAATCTAAAAATGCTCAGGGGCAACTGGTTGGCTTCGATATCGATCTGGCGAATGAGATCTGTAAACGTATCGAGACCAAATGTACCTATGTGGAAAGTGATTTCGATGCTTTGATCCCCTCACTGAAAGCGAAAAAAATTGATGCCATCATCTCTTCGCTCTCTATCACTGAAAAGCGTCAGCAGGAGATCGCCTTCTCGGAAAAACTCTATGCAGCTAACGCCCGTCTGATCGCGCCGAAAGGCTCTAAAATCATGCCGACGCTGGATTCGCTGAAAGGCAAAACCATCGGCCTGCTGCAGGGCACCACCCAGGAAACCTATGCCAACCAAAACTGGCGTCCAAAAGGCATCACCATTACCCCTTACGCTAACCAGGATCTGGTTTATCAGGATCTGACGGCTGGCCGTATCGATGCTGCCTTCCAGGATGAGGTCGCCGCCAGCGAAGGCTTCCTGAAGCAGCCTGCCGGTAAAGAGTATGCGTTTGCTGGCCCGGCGGTGAAAGATGAAAAAATCTTCGGTGTGGGTACCGGTATGGGCATGCGTAAAGATGATGCTGACCTGAAAGCGGCCATTGATAAAGCGTTTGATTCAATGCGCAAAGATGGCACCTACGACAAATTAGCTAAAAAGTATTTCGACTTTGACGTGTACGGCGGTTAA
- a CDS encoding histidine ABC transporter permease HisQ — protein MLYGYSEVILKGALVTLELALSSVLLSVILGLIGAGAKLSHNRPLRMIFEGYTTLIRGVPDLVLMLLIFYGLQIALNQLTDLLGVDQFDIDPMVAGIITLGFIYGAYFTETFRGAYMAVPKGQIEAATAFGFTSSQIFRRILFPGMMRFALPGIGNNWQVILKATALVSLLGLEDVVKATQLAGKSTWQPFYFAIVAGIIYLVFTTLSNGVLLWLERRYSVGVRRADL, from the coding sequence ATGCTGTATGGCTATTCGGAAGTAATTTTAAAAGGGGCGTTGGTCACGCTGGAACTGGCTCTGAGTTCCGTGCTGCTCTCCGTTATCCTTGGACTGATTGGCGCAGGGGCCAAACTCTCCCACAACCGTCCGTTACGGATGATTTTCGAAGGTTACACCACCCTTATTCGTGGCGTACCCGACCTGGTGCTGATGCTGCTGATTTTCTATGGCCTGCAGATAGCCCTGAATCAGCTCACCGATCTGCTGGGCGTCGATCAGTTCGATATTGATCCGATGGTTGCCGGCATCATCACTCTCGGCTTTATCTATGGCGCTTACTTCACTGAAACTTTCCGCGGTGCCTATATGGCCGTGCCGAAAGGGCAAATTGAAGCTGCAACCGCCTTCGGCTTCACCTCCTCCCAGATCTTCCGCCGCATACTTTTCCCGGGCATGATGCGCTTTGCGCTGCCGGGCATCGGCAACAACTGGCAGGTGATCCTCAAGGCGACCGCGCTGGTCTCTTTACTGGGGCTGGAAGATGTGGTTAAGGCGACGCAGCTGGCGGGGAAAAGTACCTGGCAGCCGTTCTACTTTGCTATTGTGGCCGGGATAATTTACCTGGTCTTTACCACGCTCTCCAACGGCGTCCTGTTGTGGCTTGAACGCCGTTATTCGGTGGGTGTGAGAAGGGCTGACTTATGA
- a CDS encoding ABC transporter permease has translation MIDIIQEYWKALLWSDGYRFSGVAITLWLLIISVVLGGCLAVLLSIARVSSITAVRFPVWLFTYVFRGTPLYVQLLIFYSGMYTLEVVKGNDLLNAFFRSGLNCTLLALTLNTCAYTTEIFAGAIRAVPHGEIEAARAYGFSTFKLYRCIIMPSALRTALPAYSNEVILMLHSTALAFTATVPDLLKVARDINSATYQPFIAFGIAALLYLIISYVLISLFRKAEQRWLKHVKPSSTH, from the coding sequence ATGATCGATATTATTCAGGAATACTGGAAAGCCCTGCTGTGGAGCGACGGCTACCGTTTCTCCGGCGTGGCCATTACGCTCTGGCTGCTGATTATCTCGGTGGTGCTGGGCGGCTGCCTGGCGGTACTGCTCTCTATAGCTCGCGTCTCCTCCATCACCGCCGTGCGTTTTCCAGTGTGGCTGTTCACCTACGTTTTTCGCGGTACGCCGCTCTATGTGCAGCTGCTGATCTTCTACTCCGGCATGTACACGCTGGAAGTGGTCAAAGGCAACGATCTGCTGAATGCTTTCTTCCGAAGCGGCCTGAACTGTACATTGCTGGCGCTGACCTTAAACACCTGTGCCTACACCACGGAAATCTTTGCCGGGGCTATCCGCGCCGTTCCGCATGGGGAAATTGAGGCGGCACGCGCTTACGGCTTCTCCACATTTAAGCTCTACCGCTGCATCATCATGCCTTCAGCTCTGCGGACGGCACTCCCGGCCTACAGCAATGAAGTGATCCTGATGCTGCACTCTACGGCGCTCGCTTTTACCGCCACGGTGCCCGACCTGCTCAAGGTCGCCCGCGACATAAACTCGGCAACCTATCAGCCGTTTATCGCCTTCGGTATCGCTGCGCTGCTCTATCTGATTATCTCCTATGTGTTGATTAGTCTGTTCCGCAAGGCGGAGCAACGCTGGCTGAAGCACGTTAAACCCTCATCGACCCATTGA
- the hisP gene encoding histidine ABC transporter ATP-binding protein HisP — protein sequence MADNKLNVTELHKRYGEHEVLKGVSLQANAGDVISIIGSSGSGKSTFLRCINFLEKPSEGTISVNNHMINLVRDTDGQLKVSDKEQLRELRTSLTMVFQHFNLWSHMTVLQNVMEAPIQVLGLSKAEAQSRAIRYLDKVGIDERARGKYPVNLSGGQQQRVSIARALAMEPEVLLFDEPTSALDPELVGEVLKIMQKLAEEGKTMVVVTHEMEFARHVSSHVIFLHQGKIEEEGPPQEVFNNPKSTRLQQFLSGALK from the coding sequence ATGGCCGACAACAAATTAAACGTAACTGAACTGCATAAACGTTATGGCGAGCATGAGGTGCTGAAGGGCGTATCACTGCAGGCAAATGCCGGTGATGTCATCAGTATTATCGGCTCATCCGGCTCCGGGAAAAGTACTTTTCTGCGCTGCATTAACTTTCTGGAGAAGCCAAGCGAAGGCACTATTTCCGTCAATAATCACATGATCAATCTGGTACGGGACACCGACGGTCAGCTGAAAGTCTCTGACAAAGAGCAGCTGCGCGAATTGCGTACCAGCCTGACGATGGTGTTTCAGCACTTTAATCTCTGGAGCCATATGACGGTGCTGCAGAACGTGATGGAAGCACCGATTCAGGTTCTGGGGTTAAGCAAAGCGGAAGCGCAGTCGCGAGCCATCAGATACCTTGATAAAGTGGGGATCGATGAGCGCGCCAGGGGGAAATACCCGGTTAACCTCTCCGGCGGTCAGCAGCAGCGCGTTTCCATTGCCCGGGCGCTGGCGATGGAGCCGGAGGTGCTGCTGTTTGATGAGCCTACCTCGGCGCTTGACCCTGAACTGGTGGGCGAAGTGCTGAAAATCATGCAGAAGCTGGCGGAAGAGGGCAAAACCATGGTGGTGGTAACGCACGAAATGGAGTTTGCCCGCCACGTTTCCAGCCATGTGATCTTTCTGCATCAGGGCAAGATTGAGGAAGAGGGGCCGCCGCAAGAGGTGTTTAATAATCCCAAAAGCACCCGTCTGCAGCAGTTCCTCTCTGGCGCGTTGAAGTAG
- a CDS encoding TIGR01777 family oxidoreductase, with the protein MHILLTGGTGLIGSQLIPRLLERGDQVSVVTRDVAAARSKFGDRVNLWSGLNQQRNLNEIDAVINLAGEPIADKRWTEKQKSLLCESRWQMTERLATLINASSTPPSVLISGSATGFYGDAGDVILTEEDPGHEEFTHQLCAHWEKLALAAQSEQTRVCLLRTGVVLAREGGALSKMKLPFKMGIGGPIGSGKQYMPWIHLDDMLNAILWLLDNPTLQGPFNMVAPYAVRNEQFAAMLGQAMHRPAFMRTPAAAIKVMMGESAVLVLGGQHVLPKRLEESGFKFRWYQLDEALKEVV; encoded by the coding sequence ATGCATATTTTACTCACAGGCGGCACAGGCCTGATTGGCAGCCAGCTTATCCCACGCCTACTGGAACGGGGCGACCAGGTCAGCGTCGTTACCCGCGATGTGGCGGCGGCGCGCAGCAAATTTGGCGACAGGGTTAACCTCTGGTCAGGGCTGAATCAGCAACGCAATCTGAATGAGATCGACGCCGTTATCAACCTGGCAGGGGAACCCATTGCTGACAAACGCTGGACGGAAAAGCAGAAAAGTCTGCTGTGCGAGAGCCGCTGGCAAATGACCGAGCGTCTGGCGACGTTAATCAATGCCAGTTCCACGCCACCCTCGGTGCTGATTTCCGGTTCAGCCACCGGATTTTACGGGGACGCGGGCGATGTGATCCTCACAGAAGAGGATCCGGGACATGAGGAGTTTACCCACCAGCTTTGTGCACACTGGGAGAAACTGGCCCTGGCGGCGCAAAGCGAACAGACGCGGGTTTGCCTGCTGCGTACCGGCGTGGTGTTAGCCAGGGAGGGAGGCGCGCTGAGCAAGATGAAACTGCCCTTTAAAATGGGCATTGGCGGGCCGATTGGCAGCGGCAAGCAGTATATGCCCTGGATCCATCTGGATGACATGCTGAACGCCATCCTGTGGCTGCTGGATAACCCAACGTTGCAGGGGCCATTTAATATGGTTGCGCCTTATGCGGTGCGCAATGAACAGTTTGCCGCCATGCTGGGACAGGCTATGCACCGCCCGGCCTTTATGCGCACCCCTGCCGCCGCCATTAAAGTGATGATGGGGGAATCCGCCGTACTGGTTCTGGGTGGTCAACACGTGCTGCCTAAGCGGCTGGAGGAGTCAGGATTTAAGTTCCGCTGGTATCAGCTGGATGAGGCGTTAAAAGAAGTAGTGTAG
- the yfcF gene encoding glutathione transferase codes for MNYPNVMLWSDACFFSPYVMSVFVALSEKGVPFSLQRVDLASQQHLQQAYGEISLTRRVPTLQVDDFLLSESSAIAEYLEERFPAPEYERLYPRDREKRAKAREIQAWLRSDFMPLRQERPTEVLFAGEKYAPLSEAGEAAARKLFDGVGQLLKEGQQNLFGEWSIADTDLAVMINRLALHGDEVPEQIADYAHFQWQRASVQLWLSESSKTAC; via the coding sequence ATGAACTACCCAAACGTGATGCTGTGGTCCGATGCCTGTTTTTTTAGCCCCTATGTGATGTCCGTCTTTGTGGCGTTGAGCGAGAAAGGAGTGCCTTTTTCACTACAGCGTGTCGATCTTGCCAGCCAGCAGCATCTGCAACAGGCTTACGGTGAAATTTCGCTGACCCGCCGGGTGCCAACCCTGCAGGTTGACGATTTCCTGCTCTCTGAATCTTCCGCCATTGCCGAATATCTGGAAGAGCGCTTTCCTGCGCCCGAATATGAGCGGCTCTATCCCCGTGACAGGGAAAAGCGGGCCAAAGCGCGTGAAATTCAGGCCTGGTTACGCAGTGACTTTATGCCGCTGCGCCAGGAGCGTCCGACGGAGGTGCTGTTTGCCGGCGAAAAGTACGCGCCATTAAGTGAAGCGGGAGAGGCGGCTGCCAGAAAACTGTTTGACGGCGTGGGACAGTTACTGAAAGAGGGGCAGCAGAACCTCTTTGGCGAGTGGTCGATTGCCGATACTGACCTGGCGGTGATGATCAACCGGCTGGCCTTACATGGTGACGAGGTACCTGAACAAATCGCGGATTATGCCCATTTTCAGTGGCAGCGCGCCTCTGTGCAACTCTGGCTGTCGGAATCCTCCAAGACCGCCTGTTAA
- the yfcD gene encoding NUDIX hydrolase YfcD, with product MVEQESGTEWVDIVNEDNEVVAQSSRAQMRAQCLRHRATYIVVHDGMGKILVQRRTESKDFMPGMLDATAGGVVQSGEEMLESARREAEEELGIAAVPFAEHGLFYFEDQHCRVWGGLFSCVSHGPFAMQEAEVDEIFWMTPEEITARCDEFTDDSLKALSLWLSRNNESRRASADTSSA from the coding sequence ATGGTGGAGCAAGAGAGCGGCACGGAATGGGTGGATATCGTTAACGAAGATAACGAGGTCGTTGCACAGTCCAGCCGCGCGCAAATGCGGGCACAATGTTTGCGCCATCGCGCGACCTACATCGTGGTTCACGATGGGATGGGTAAAATTCTGGTTCAGCGCCGCACCGAAAGCAAAGATTTCATGCCCGGCATGCTGGATGCCACCGCCGGTGGCGTGGTGCAGAGCGGGGAGGAGATGCTGGAGTCGGCTCGTCGTGAAGCGGAAGAGGAGCTTGGCATCGCTGCCGTGCCGTTTGCCGAACATGGCCTGTTCTATTTTGAAGATCAGCACTGCCGTGTCTGGGGCGGATTGTTCAGCTGCGTCTCCCACGGTCCCTTTGCCATGCAGGAAGCGGAAGTGGATGAGATATTCTGGATGACGCCGGAAGAGATCACCGCTCGCTGTGATGAATTTACGGATGATTCGCTGAAGGCGCTTTCACTGTGGCTCAGCCGCAACAATGAGTCCAGGCGCGCCAGCGCGGATACCTCCTCTGCCTGA